The Ornithinimicrobium sufpigmenti genome includes the window CCTGTGCGGTGGTCTGGCCGGAGCGGACGGGGAGCAGGTCAAGGACGGAGACGCGGATAGGTGACATGTCTACCACCATACGCGCCCGCTGATCAGCACTCTTTCAGTTCCCTCCACCAGCCTGGTCCCGTGCGACATACTGGAGCGATGAAGGCAGTCGTCGGTGTCCTCGGGAGCACGACGCTGGTGATCGACGGGTCAGCGGTGAAGCTGGCGGCTCGTCCGCGGGCGGTGCTCACCGCGCTGGCGGTCACCGCGCCCGATGTCGTCGCGCCGGCCCGCCTGGCGGACGCCCTCTGGCGAGGTAACCCGCCCCGCTCGGCGGCCAACGCCATCCAGGTCTACGTCTCCGCGATCCGCAAGGGTGCGCACGAGGCCGGCTGGGTGGGCGACTTCGTGCTGCACCGCGACGACGGCTACCTGCTCGACCCGGACGTCCAGGTCGACCTCGACCAGCTCCAGGTGGCGGTGACCGAGGCCCAGCGCCTGCTCGACCGGCGCGACCCCGTCGGGGCCGAGCAGCTGCTGGCCGGTCGCACCGAGCTGGAGCCGACGCGGGTGCTGGCCGACCTGCCGGCGGAGTTCGGCCAGTCGGTGCGCCACGCCGGCCAGGCGCTGCTGGAGCGGGCCCGGCTGCTGCGGCTGCGTGCGCTGATCTGGAGCGGCCAGGCCGAGCAGGCACTGCCGACGCTGCTGGGACTGTGCGACGAGTACCCCGAGCGGGGCGACGCGGTGGAGCTCGCGGCCCTGGCCTACTACGCCTCGAGCCGGCCGACCGAGGCCCTGGAGCTGCTGCGCCGCCACAGCCACCACCTCCGCCACGACTTCGGCCTCGACCCCGGGGAGTGGCTGCACGTCCTGCAGAGCAGGATCCTCAGCAACGACCCCACCCTGCTGCCGGACGTGGACGTCAGCACGACCGTCGTCTGCCCGCACACGCCCGCGGACGCGGTGTGGGACGCGGTCGTCTGCGCCCGCGCGGTCGGCGGGATGCTGGCCGAGGGGGCCACCAGCGAGGACATGCCCCCGTGCCTGCAGCGCAGCGTGACCCAGCTGGGTGAGTGGCCGTTCCTGCTCGAGCTGGTCTCGGGGGTCAAGGAGCACCAGGGACCGGTCGACCCGGCCGCCACCGGTCGTCCGTCACCCGCTGAACCTCGAATGTATTGACACAATCGTCCCCGGACGCCTACTTTTGTGGC containing:
- a CDS encoding AfsR/SARP family transcriptional regulator encodes the protein MKAVVGVLGSTTLVIDGSAVKLAARPRAVLTALAVTAPDVVAPARLADALWRGNPPRSAANAIQVYVSAIRKGAHEAGWVGDFVLHRDDGYLLDPDVQVDLDQLQVAVTEAQRLLDRRDPVGAEQLLAGRTELEPTRVLADLPAEFGQSVRHAGQALLERARLLRLRALIWSGQAEQALPTLLGLCDEYPERGDAVELAALAYYASSRPTEALELLRRHSHHLRHDFGLDPGEWLHVLQSRILSNDPTLLPDVDVSTTVVCPHTPADAVWDAVVCARAVGGMLAEGATSEDMPPCLQRSVTQLGEWPFLLELVSGVKEHQGPVDPAATGRPSPAEPRMY